AACGATGCGATCGTGATATTCAATTGACAGGTCTTCCCGTACTTCTTTTTTATTGGCGTCGAGCGTAAAGGTCTGACCGGATTTGTTTATCGTCACTTCAGGAAAGCTTTTGTCATCTTGTGCAATGATGTAATACAGGTAGTCAGCATTTTGGTCCGGAGCATTGCGCAATCCTGATTGTAATTCCTCATCTCCCTGTAGCAATCGCGTTACTTGGTCGATGACTTCTGGTATGGTCGGCAGTTTGGCGTGTTCGCCTTTCACGTAGTATCGTTTTTTCATATCCTTCTGGGCGTAATTGGCACTCATATACGGAACGGTACCATCCCCAACGCCAGGATCGAGAATCGGGGACCATTCGTTATAAAAAGAATCGTAAAAGTAACCAAGCAGTGTTACTTGACCTGTACCCACGATGGAATACTGGGGAACATTGATCGTTTTGTTATCCCACTTTTCATGCATTTTGCCGCCATGTTTGACGAGCGGCGCATAGTCGAGGCGAATATTTTTGTCCTTTAAAAATTCATCATAGGTGTAGTACTGAATGTTACTCCTTTTCAGGAAGCCAACCGTTTCAAAGTATTTTTTAGAGGGTAACAGCTCGTAAACGGCAGGTGCATAAGAGGAAATCACTTTCCCTGTTTCCTCATCCAGCCAAGGGATCGAAAAATTGTATCCGTGCTTAAGAGCCTGATAGGCCCGTGGAGAGCCAAGGAAGGGTGTGCCCATGTATACGACACGATTCACTTTGCGCTGGTAGGACACATTGGATAGAAGTGTTTCTTTTACCAAGAGCCCACCCATGCTATGTGCCACCAAATGCACCTGATTTGCCCCACTTGCCTTCAGTGCAGCGTCGATTTTCTCTTTTAGAAGTTTGGCATTTTTGGTGCTGCTGTAACGCCAATCGTACGGCAGTGCAAATAAGGTGCGGTGCTTTTTGTATCCTGCCTTCTCCAGTTCCTTTACCATGCTGTAATACTGTTCGGTAAGTTCTTTTAAAAACGGTGCATAGGAAAGATACTCGATGGCATAAAAATCATCTTTTTCCGGGTGGATCGTCGCATCACGGACGACTGGCTGCACATCTACACTATTTGGCTTGATCGGCTCCAACGAGAGTAGCCGACGGTGTTTAGGATCATTAATACCAATGAGACTATCGCCAAGTCCCAACCATATTTCCGATCTCTTTCCATTCTGCTCCACTTCCAGGCGCGATCCACCCACTCCCGGGATCAAGATAACCGGAATCGTTCTGTCTCCTATATAAAGACTGTACGAGTTAGCAGTAAATCCCGAGCGTTGGCTGGCCATAACCTTGACTTTGTAGGTTCCAGGATAGGCATTGAAGATAATATGTTCATCCGAATTTTTCGCTTTCTCGGATCTAGCGACGACTTTTCCAGCCTCGTCGAGGAGAAATACGTCCATATCCATTCCAGTAGGGATATCCTTGAGGGAGACCTCCACAGTAGAGGAGAGCTTAATGGATAAGCTGTAAAAATCCACATCCGTCTTTGAATGAAGATTCCCTACGATTTTTCGGTTATACGCATCCAGCTCGTAGGCCTCTTCCATTGTGTCGTTTGGCTCGTATCCATCTGCCTTGCCCCCTCCTTGATCTGCGGAGAAATCAGCTCGCAAGCGGTAGTAGTAATCTTTCGAAAACGAGCCCTGTTTTCCAACGACCTTGATGTAGTACCATTTGTCTTTTTCAAGTGCCAGTCCTTCGATGAGTTCAGGCTCATTTCCATGCTGCTCTGAACGGGCAAGCTCCCGTTCCTCCTCATCATACACATACAAATCGTAGTCTTCGTTTGCCCGAATATCTGTGAGGGATATATTCATCTGTCCATTTGTTGTTCCTCTGATTTTCCAAAAATCAACATCATCCTTGCTGCTAATCTTTCCATGGCTATCCTTTCCATCAAAGAGCCAATCCGATTTGCTGCCCAAGGTATCATTCGGTTCTACCTCAAAGCGAGCTTCTCGACTGCGCAGTTCCGCTTCTCCTGGCTTATTCTCACCTGAAAATTCCGCATAAAATTCCTCTGCCAGCCGCGAAAGCTCTTCATCAGTGGCATCCTGCT
This genomic stretch from Brevibacillus brevis harbors:
- a CDS encoding lipase/acyltransferase domain-containing protein, coding for MGIITRRLLCVLLLFALCLGNIVEQGWAKEPEIFVEEAWAWIDEGEVRFQAQLSGTPDNVELSVNQGSDSKTRSFHEESQISLAVMPTDDSPIQITMFIDDSEEPLRSWELTLPEHIDPTVEKIKIQKAPWDEMAADQGEPLVLVELEIEDQNAAPPEESEQEQEQDATDEELSRLAEEFYAEFSGENKPGEAELRSREARFEVEPNDTLGSKSDWLFDGKDSHGKISSKDDVDFWKIRGTTNGQMNISLTDIRANEDYDLYVYDEEERELARSEQHGNEPELIEGLALEKDKWYYIKVVGKQGSFSKDYYYRLRADFSADQGGGKADGYEPNDTMEEAYELDAYNRKIVGNLHSKTDVDFYSLSIKLSSTVEVSLKDIPTGMDMDVFLLDEAGKVVARSEKAKNSDEHIIFNAYPGTYKVKVMASQRSGFTANSYSLYIGDRTIPVILIPGVGGSRLEVEQNGKRSEIWLGLGDSLIGINDPKHRRLLSLEPIKPNSVDVQPVVRDATIHPEKDDFYAIEYLSYAPFLKELTEQYYSMVKELEKAGYKKHRTLFALPYDWRYSSTKNAKLLKEKIDAALKASGANQVHLVAHSMGGLLVKETLLSNVSYQRKVNRVVYMGTPFLGSPRAYQALKHGYNFSIPWLDEETGKVISSYAPAVYELLPSKKYFETVGFLKRSNIQYYTYDEFLKDKNIRLDYAPLVKHGGKMHEKWDNKTINVPQYSIVGTGQVTLLGYFYDSFYNEWSPILDPGVGDGTVPYMSANYAQKDMKKRYYVKGEHAKLPTIPEVIDQVTRLLQGDEELQSGLRNAPDQNADYLYYIIAQDDKSFPEVTINKSGQTFTLDANKKEVREDLSIEYHDRIVVIHVRDGENLEFQPTVAVEGEEPARFLIKRFSSDDSERYKETGRRYVLDVRGLTEVEESTDSNDV